A genomic stretch from Eriocheir sinensis breed Jianghai 21 unplaced genomic scaffold, ASM2467909v1 Scaffold670, whole genome shotgun sequence includes:
- the LOC126993767 gene encoding transmembrane protein 145-like has product MFDPGEVLYLYESPAGYGLVALRLQVWLIFLYSCFFTVKHYPEKMTFYGPFFAFYSIRFLAGPGIIISSNYFIDKWVREKVVNGVDLAITLLGHLFFLVLTCPNAANRNFPYHVRKAQVRALEHSSTGVVFNNTLNAFAAHSYAPDLPEPRTHAAPDLFL; this is encoded by the exons atgTTTGACCCCGGCGAGGTGCTGTACCTGTATGAATCGCCGGCGGGCTACGGGCTGGTGGCGCTGCGGCTGCAGGTGTGGCTCATATTCCTCTACTCGTGCTTCTTCACCGTCAAGCACTACCCGGAGAAGATGACCTTCTACGGGCCCTTCTTCGCCTTCTACTCCATCCG GTTTCTGGCCGGCCCgggcatcatcatcagcagcaactaCTTCATCGACAAGTGGGTGCGGGAGAAGGTGGTGAACGGCGTCGACCTGGCCATCACACTGCTGGGGCACCTGTTCTTCCTG GTCCTGACCTGCCCCAACGCCGCCAACCGTAACTTCCCCTACCACGTCCGCAAGGCGCAGGTGAGGGCGCTGGAGCACTCCTCGACGGGCGTGGTGTTCAACAACACCCTCAACGCCTTCGCGGCGCACAGCTACGCCCCCGACCTGCCCGAGCCGCGTACCCACGCCGCGCCCGACCTCTTCCTG